A portion of the Armatimonadota bacterium genome contains these proteins:
- a CDS encoding radical SAM protein: MTPACELCPRCCGIDRLAGQIGVCRTGKNPVVSSYGPHFGEEPPLVGYNGSGTIFFGNCNLLCIFCQNYEISQGGVGHEVSIEKLAEIMLSLARQGCHNINLVTPTHQVPQILSALEIAAEMGLDIPLVYNCGGYEPVKLLAILDGIIDIYMPDAKYGSNEKGRIFSGVPDYWDRNREALREMHRQVGDLVVDDRGIALHGLIVRHLVLPNNMADTQNVLHFIANEISRDTYINIMDQYRPLAKAIGHPTIGRRITSEEYREALRIARAEGLWRFAE; this comes from the coding sequence ATGACACCTGCATGCGAGCTCTGCCCGCGATGCTGTGGAATCGACCGCCTTGCAGGTCAAATAGGCGTTTGCCGAACCGGAAAGAATCCGGTTGTTTCAAGTTATGGGCCGCATTTTGGGGAGGAACCACCACTTGTAGGTTATAACGGCTCGGGCACGATTTTCTTTGGAAACTGCAACTTACTTTGCATTTTTTGCCAGAATTATGAAATAAGCCAGGGAGGCGTTGGACACGAGGTTAGTATAGAGAAGCTTGCGGAAATAATGCTGAGTTTAGCTCGCCAAGGTTGCCATAACATCAACCTTGTTACTCCAACGCATCAGGTGCCGCAAATACTTTCTGCGTTGGAAATAGCAGCTGAGATGGGTTTGGACATCCCATTAGTATACAACTGCGGCGGATACGAACCAGTAAAGCTTCTAGCCATCCTTGACGGCATTATTGATATATACATGCCAGATGCAAAATATGGAAGCAACGAAAAAGGTCGCATCTTCTCAGGTGTGCCTGATTATTGGGACCGAAACCGAGAAGCACTGAGGGAGATGCATCGCCAGGTGGGTGATTTGGTGGTTGATGACCGGGGAATCGCACTCCATGGGCTGATTGTTAGACACCTCGTTTTACCGAATAACATGGCAGATACCCAGAATGTGCTTCATTTTATTGCAAATGAGATAAGCCGCGACACCTATATAAATATCATGGACCAGTACAGGCCGTTGGCAAAAGCTATTGGTCATCCCACTATAGGAAGGAGAATAACCTCTGAGGAATACCGAGAAGCCCTTCGAATTGCTCGTGCCGAGGGTCTATGGCGTTTTGCTGAATGA
- a CDS encoding copper amine oxidase N-terminal domain-containing protein gives MKKSIVIASILMLLFTAPFAASPAGLVQNTLLTGNTVALTGFMVLPTITEQCRPIRIVFSVKNNTSTPISSQRPFSGMTYTSQKTFGDLGYEAQPGRYMVGVSLNGGNDGYPYRWGFRGTLEPGDSITVTGLLTIIDKGSHTLTPALLKGGKPIGKPQIAPITVNVIGCKSHTEAIVPRPGKPLQPIINGQPLPEPVIPYMIGDTVLLPARPVFDALGANIAWTPRSVIFRQPGVTLEIFAGTQRALLNGVPICLPISSYVYGGITYIPPRYVVPLFGAGVLWEPYPRTIRILGPEYW, from the coding sequence ATGAAAAAGTCAATAGTAATTGCCTCGATACTCATGCTACTTTTCACCGCGCCATTTGCTGCCAGCCCAGCTGGGTTGGTACAAAACACATTGCTAACGGGAAATACCGTAGCACTGACAGGATTCATGGTTCTGCCAACTATCACCGAACAATGCCGACCAATCAGGATTGTGTTTAGTGTCAAAAACAACACATCAACGCCAATTTCTTCTCAACGACCGTTCTCAGGCATGACATATACATCGCAAAAGACATTTGGAGATCTTGGCTACGAAGCCCAACCAGGTCGGTATATGGTCGGCGTTTCTTTAAACGGCGGAAATGACGGATATCCTTATAGATGGGGATTTCGCGGAACGCTTGAGCCTGGCGATTCAATCACCGTCACCGGTCTTTTAACGATAATCGACAAAGGCAGTCACACATTAACACCAGCCTTGTTGAAAGGCGGCAAACCAATTGGCAAACCACAGATTGCTCCCATAACAGTAAATGTCATAGGGTGTAAATCTCATACTGAAGCTATTGTGCCACGCCCAGGAAAACCTTTGCAACCGATTATTAACGGACAACCGCTTCCAGAACCGGTAATACCGTATATGATTGGAGATACTGTGCTTCTGCCAGCAAGACCAGTATTCGATGCGCTAGGGGCTAACATAGCATGGACACCCCGCTCGGTGATTTTCCGACAGCCTGGCGTCACACTGGAGATATTTGCGGGAACTCAGAGAGCACTACTGAATGGCGTGCCAATTTGCCTGCCAATTTCTTCTTATGTATACGGTGGGATAACCTACATTCCGCCGAGATATGTGGTACCGCTCTTTGGAGCAGGGGTACTTTGGGAACCATACCCAAGGACAATTCGCATTCTAGGGCCGGAGTATTGGTAG
- a CDS encoding AI-2E family transporter, whose protein sequence is MLKLQTEYARSWTPLILIATSIALLYFFWNVLVIFVLAALLAFVVAPFVGLLEKKLPKIFAILTVYLLIVIIIIVLTGLLAPVVSDQFQQFIDSIPHYLSRARDILNNLQERYFALPGQWRRLVDKGLTELQTAAIKLTSLTLPVVSALFGGFFALIFIPLLTFFMLLNANGYRRMILAITPRQHQESIDDLLTCAGQAFRSFLKGEIFLMLTVGLITGIGLYLVGMPYPAVFAVVAGLLEIVPTFGPVLTTIIVAIVAVLINPVLALKAAGVTILVQVVENVLLAPLVMAKAVGLEPVTVALSVLIGGSLAGIVGALVAIPLAVIIKIVLIYFYADESKLVAGDRAVCKKTNRVN, encoded by the coding sequence ATGCTAAAATTACAAACCGAATACGCAAGATCCTGGACACCGCTAATTTTGATTGCAACAAGCATTGCCCTGCTCTATTTTTTTTGGAATGTTCTCGTCATTTTTGTTCTTGCTGCTTTGCTTGCCTTTGTCGTCGCCCCATTCGTTGGTCTGCTGGAAAAAAAACTCCCAAAAATCTTCGCAATCCTCACCGTCTATCTACTAATCGTCATTATTATCATCGTGCTTACAGGTCTGCTAGCCCCCGTTGTGAGCGACCAGTTTCAGCAATTTATTGACTCTATACCTCATTATCTCTCCAGAGCACGCGACATCTTAAACAATCTTCAAGAGCGATACTTTGCGCTTCCTGGACAATGGCGGAGATTGGTCGACAAAGGGCTCACCGAACTCCAAACAGCAGCAATTAAATTGACAAGCCTGACTCTGCCGGTTGTTTCGGCTTTGTTCGGCGGTTTCTTTGCCTTGATTTTTATTCCATTACTTACCTTTTTCATGCTACTAAACGCAAATGGATACAGACGAATGATTCTCGCCATTACGCCGCGACAACACCAGGAAAGCATTGATGACTTATTAACTTGTGCCGGACAAGCTTTTCGCAGCTTTCTCAAAGGCGAAATTTTTCTAATGCTTACTGTCGGCTTGATAACTGGAATTGGCCTCTACCTCGTAGGAATGCCATATCCGGCTGTCTTTGCCGTGGTGGCCGGGCTCTTGGAAATAGTGCCAACCTTCGGGCCTGTGTTGACAACCATTATCGTCGCTATTGTCGCAGTATTGATAAACCCAGTGCTCGCTTTAAAAGCCGCTGGTGTTACAATATTGGTGCAGGTCGTCGAGAATGTGCTTTTAGCCCCATTGGTAATGGCGAAAGCAGTCGGGTTGGAGCCAGTAACAGTCGCATTATCGGTTCTTATCGGCGGCAGTCTAGCTGGGATTGTAGGCGCCCTCGTAGCAATTCCTTTGGCGGTAATCATAAAAATAGTCCTCATTTATTTCTATGCCGATGAATCAAAGCTGGTTGCTGGCGACCGAGCAGTATGCAAGAAAACCAATCGGGTTAACTGA
- a CDS encoding YihY/virulence factor BrkB family protein, which produces MATGMESRMVKLLKQTHGFAKEVMGKFSKDRGSLFAAAIAFYGLISIIPLLLLGIAVLGHILGSESTRHQVITFVRNFIPVGREELERNLVLLSKQSSILGGIGVLALLWTGSQVFVILQHAINIALGSAERIGFLRARATALAMVIIIGILFILSVGMSSLADIIRGFGIKVLGKELADFQLVWNVFLGILVPFVISVIAFTLIYKYLPLADVGLRGPILGGLTAGILFEIAKHGFQWYVTNIANFNAVYGTLGGVVILVLWIYYTSLIGILGAEVASVYVERTKQKEG; this is translated from the coding sequence ATGGCAACTGGAATGGAAAGCAGAATGGTCAAACTGCTTAAGCAGACACATGGCTTCGCCAAAGAGGTCATGGGCAAGTTCAGCAAAGATAGGGGATCATTATTCGCGGCAGCGATTGCCTTTTATGGGCTAATCTCGATTATACCGCTGCTCCTACTAGGAATTGCAGTTTTAGGTCATATCTTAGGTTCGGAATCAACAAGGCACCAGGTTATAACTTTTGTAAGGAATTTCATACCCGTCGGCCGCGAGGAACTAGAGCGAAATCTAGTTCTTCTTAGCAAACAATCAAGCATTCTTGGTGGCATAGGAGTTTTAGCCTTACTGTGGACAGGAAGTCAGGTGTTTGTCATCCTGCAACATGCGATTAACATAGCATTGGGCAGTGCAGAGCGCATCGGGTTTCTTCGCGCAAGGGCTACTGCTTTGGCTATGGTAATCATAATAGGTATTCTTTTTATACTTTCTGTGGGCATGTCCTCATTAGCAGACATCATCCGAGGATTTGGCATTAAGGTACTAGGGAAAGAGCTTGCGGATTTTCAACTTGTATGGAATGTGTTTCTTGGAATACTTGTTCCTTTTGTCATTTCGGTTATAGCATTTACTTTAATTTATAAATACCTTCCATTGGCAGATGTTGGCCTTCGCGGGCCAATATTAGGGGGATTAACAGCTGGTATCTTGTTTGAGATTGCCAAGCACGGTTTCCAGTGGTACGTCACAAACATTGCCAACTTCAATGCTGTTTACGGCACACTTGGAGGTGTTGTTATTCTAGTTTTGTGGATATACTATACATCTTTAATAGGGATCTTAGGAGCAGAAGTAGCTTCCGTATACGTAGAGCGAACTAAACAAAAAGAAGGATGA
- a CDS encoding copper amine oxidase N-terminal domain-containing protein produces MVAKRILLQIVLFTTLAILSPSAVQSVQVYLGDQLVSNTQIAPVIVSGETLVPIRPLVDILGGDIAWDSYNKILTVTSDKGKSTLRIGRRDGLVLGKKVLFARPPILFGGYAFAPILFFTDMFQTAVIWDPVQQRIRLEPVFPGRYAPPRILYPPPGVAQPPSAKPQPGMQTVRGTAIRVIPSPGNPRITIRTQGRNVTFTVARNAVIVRGALGQRGIEVTLGEIRPGDQVVLTLDERKVVRSIRAKYQEIRGRVQSIGTSSIMLDTGRTLAISEDTQILLPEDITGELSDLRLGDLIIASIIPGSNEALAIRVVSQPEPPNPNSEAALSLNTTGPLKEGDTLVITFLAYPGGTATYTIPGLAENVPMTETSPGVYAGEYNVKQGDVLQGAKVTVRFIDPQGRSYSVTSRRPISIVTSGGYLPRITYPSQGQQVRSPLVVEGFAQPGAIVRVTVGYYQNLLGSLPLQGITAVEDVVADADGRFRTSPLPITVPWEGAEENIPFDKGWDYGQLSSFYRLPEHPLVYTITASVLNEKGEEAAAYTVTVRKQPGR; encoded by the coding sequence ATGGTGGCAAAAAGAATCTTGCTGCAAATTGTTTTATTTACTACATTAGCTATACTGTCTCCCAGCGCTGTGCAAAGTGTTCAGGTATATTTAGGAGACCAGCTTGTGAGCAATACCCAAATAGCACCGGTGATAGTCTCGGGAGAAACGCTTGTGCCAATCCGACCGCTTGTTGACATTCTAGGGGGAGACATAGCATGGGATTCTTATAATAAAATTCTAACCGTGACATCCGATAAGGGAAAGAGCACTCTCCGAATTGGACGGCGGGATGGTTTGGTACTGGGCAAGAAGGTGCTATTTGCCAGACCACCGATTTTGTTCGGTGGCTATGCTTTTGCCCCAATATTATTTTTCACAGATATGTTCCAAACTGCAGTGATATGGGACCCCGTTCAACAAAGGATTAGGCTCGAGCCTGTTTTCCCGGGGAGATATGCACCACCTCGAATATTATATCCCCCACCTGGAGTAGCTCAACCTCCGTCTGCCAAACCTCAACCTGGGATGCAAACCGTGCGAGGAACCGCCATTCGAGTTATACCATCTCCAGGCAACCCTAGAATAACTATAAGAACTCAAGGGCGCAATGTAACATTCACGGTTGCCCGCAATGCCGTCATTGTGCGTGGAGCACTCGGCCAGCGGGGCATAGAGGTAACGCTTGGGGAGATTAGACCAGGCGATCAAGTTGTACTTACCCTTGATGAAAGAAAAGTTGTTAGAAGCATTCGGGCAAAATATCAAGAAATTCGTGGAAGAGTACAATCAATCGGCACGTCTAGTATAATGCTCGATACCGGCAGAACGCTCGCCATTTCTGAAGATACACAAATTCTGCTACCTGAAGACATCACAGGCGAACTTTCAGACCTTCGCTTGGGAGATTTGATCATTGCGAGCATCATCCCAGGTAGCAATGAAGCGCTAGCAATTCGAGTTGTCTCCCAACCTGAACCACCAAATCCAAACAGCGAGGCAGCACTAAGTCTTAATACAACAGGACCACTTAAAGAAGGCGACACACTTGTGATTACTTTCCTAGCATACCCAGGAGGTACTGCGACTTATACGATTCCTGGGCTTGCAGAAAACGTACCCATGACCGAGACTTCTCCGGGCGTATATGCCGGCGAATATAATGTCAAACAAGGGGATGTACTCCAAGGAGCCAAAGTCACCGTTAGATTCATCGACCCGCAAGGCCGCTCATATAGCGTAACTTCGAGGCGCCCGATTAGCATTGTTACCTCTGGAGGCTACCTCCCGAGGATAACTTATCCTAGCCAAGGGCAGCAAGTCAGAAGTCCATTAGTGGTCGAGGGGTTTGCCCAACCCGGAGCGATAGTTAGGGTTACAGTCGGCTACTACCAAAACCTCTTAGGCAGTCTCCCTCTTCAAGGTATTACTGCCGTAGAAGACGTGGTTGCAGACGCTGATGGCCGCTTTAGAACCTCTCCATTGCCAATTACTGTGCCATGGGAAGGCGCCGAGGAAAATATACCTTTCGACAAAGGCTGGGATTATGGGCAACTATCAAGTTTTTACCGACTTCCAGAACATCCGCTAGTCTATACAATTACAGCCAGTGTGCTAAATGAGAAAGGCGAGGAAGCAGCGGCATACACTGTAACAGTTAGGAAACAACCAGGAAGATAG
- a CDS encoding nucleoside monophosphate kinase: protein MKLSIIGPPGSGKTTQAELISKNCGLTHIYMGKLLRIEAQGDSPFADRIRRYLEAGLLVPLDIVHYILEREIEHVKNGYILDGFPRTLEQVLDLDVLLQKRKEHLDAVIYLVVSDEEITRRLIERGRKDDTPELIRRRIEVFRTEIQPVLNFYQIEGILVPVNGIGDPLEVEQRIFDELDARHRLPSRCRRKN from the coding sequence ATGAAACTTTCAATAATTGGCCCGCCAGGCTCAGGCAAAACCACGCAAGCCGAGCTAATTAGCAAAAATTGTGGTCTGACTCATATCTATATGGGAAAGCTTCTCCGGATTGAAGCCCAGGGAGATTCACCGTTTGCAGATAGGATTCGACGCTATTTGGAAGCCGGTCTCCTAGTGCCACTAGACATAGTCCACTACATCTTGGAACGAGAAATCGAACACGTCAAGAATGGGTATATCCTCGATGGGTTTCCAAGGACTCTCGAGCAGGTACTAGATCTCGACGTTCTCTTACAGAAGAGAAAAGAACATTTGGATGCCGTTATCTACTTGGTTGTCAGCGATGAAGAGATAACAAGGCGGCTTATTGAGCGTGGTCGTAAGGATGACACGCCAGAGCTTATTCGACGACGCATTGAGGTTTTTCGCACGGAGATTCAACCGGTACTAAATTTTTATCAAATTGAGGGAATACTGGTGCCAGTCAATGGTATTGGCGACCCATTAGAAGTAGAACAGCGCATTTTCGATGAATTGGATGCGCGACACCGACTTCCATCCAGGTGCCGAAGAAAGAATTAA
- a CDS encoding universal stress protein: protein MRVLVCTDGSEFSYEAARQFIKLTHGTRHDILVLYVMPLLTIGRDTSYLEIQEEREGRAALNTVKNIFDEVAIPIKTEIRQGIPTDTIVQVAREGNFDLIVMGHRGKGGFREFLLGSVSKHIIQNAPCSVLVAR from the coding sequence ATGCGGGTTCTAGTATGCACAGATGGCTCCGAGTTTTCTTATGAAGCAGCAAGACAATTTATTAAGCTTACGCACGGCACAAGGCATGATATCTTGGTTTTATACGTTATGCCGCTTCTAACTATTGGGCGGGATACAAGCTATCTTGAGATTCAAGAGGAACGCGAAGGTCGTGCAGCCCTTAATACTGTGAAAAATATTTTTGACGAGGTTGCCATTCCGATAAAAACTGAAATTAGGCAAGGGATTCCTACAGATACCATTGTCCAGGTAGCCCGCGAAGGAAATTTCGACCTGATTGTTATGGGCCATCGTGGGAAGGGAGGTTTTCGGGAGTTTTTGCTCGGCAGCGTGAGCAAGCACATCATCCAGAATGCGCCATGCTCGGTGCTGGTGGCAAGATGA
- a CDS encoding uracil-DNA glycosylase has product MVLSMPGEKNWRTINEVRAEAIVCCRCDLCYTRTNVVFGEGPSPSGMMIVGEGPGRDEDEQGKPFVGAAGRELNKVLSLAGLDRGQIWVTNIVRCRPAMRVDDVLRNRPPRVEEIKACDLWMSAEVQFVSPKVIVCLGAVPAQALIGRNFKMEDGRGRWYQSKFSIPTTATYHPAYVLRLRGEDRERIESLMIADFKMASSKFVG; this is encoded by the coding sequence ATGGTACTTTCCATGCCTGGAGAGAAAAACTGGCGCACTATAAATGAAGTTAGGGCTGAGGCGATTGTATGTTGCCGATGTGACTTGTGCTACACCCGGACGAACGTCGTGTTTGGTGAAGGCCCATCGCCGAGCGGAATGATGATAGTGGGGGAGGGCCCTGGGCGTGATGAAGATGAACAAGGGAAACCCTTCGTTGGTGCAGCGGGTCGGGAGCTCAATAAGGTGCTTTCCTTGGCTGGCCTAGACCGAGGGCAGATTTGGGTCACAAATATTGTTCGATGCCGCCCAGCAATGCGTGTAGACGATGTCCTTCGAAATCGGCCTCCACGTGTGGAGGAGATCAAAGCTTGCGATCTTTGGATGAGCGCCGAGGTTCAATTTGTTTCCCCTAAGGTGATTGTATGCCTTGGCGCTGTTCCAGCCCAGGCGCTCATAGGAAGGAATTTTAAAATGGAAGATGGCAGGGGGCGTTGGTACCAAAGTAAATTTTCAATTCCAACCACTGCTACCTACCATCCAGCTTATGTCCTCCGCCTAAGGGGAGAGGACCGCGAGAGAATTGAGAGCTTGATGATAGCGGATTTTAAAATGGCAAGCTCAAAATTTGTTGGCTAG
- a CDS encoding trypsin-like peptidase domain-containing protein — MENTRVIGAEHMETGFRQKSMAIVIIVIFLLGMAVGALVWQASTSSQNNRVADGASAPATSQQDLSALGPDERNVIRVARTVGPSVVSVLNMQSPRIGAPLVRAGLGSGLIVREDGLILTNAHVIENADRVDVSLGVGAPVTAKVLGADPRIDIALLKIPRKELQVAKLGDSDKLLVGQQAIAIGNPLGFERTVTVGVISALNRVIPGGGAPLRDLIQTDASINPGNSGGPLLNSSGEVVGINTALVSGEGGGGLGFAIPINVAQRAISDVQKYGRIIVPWIGISYGEITPEIARALGLPVSEGVIVAAVVKGGPADKAGIKPDDIIVQIGDRKVTGSAVIENFIRNARVGQKVELMIVRDSGRKQVTVELAEMPRELAVR; from the coding sequence ATGGAAAATACAAGGGTGATTGGAGCGGAGCATATGGAAACGGGTTTTAGGCAAAAATCCATGGCGATCGTGATTATTGTAATTTTCTTGCTGGGAATGGCAGTGGGTGCGCTGGTTTGGCAGGCAAGCACATCTAGCCAGAACAACAGAGTAGCGGATGGGGCTTCTGCTCCAGCAACGTCCCAGCAAGATTTAAGTGCACTGGGCCCAGATGAGAGAAATGTCATCAGAGTGGCGCGAACAGTTGGGCCATCGGTGGTGAGCGTCCTCAATATGCAATCACCGAGAATTGGGGCTCCGCTTGTGCGAGCTGGGCTAGGGTCCGGGTTGATAGTTCGGGAAGACGGCCTGATACTTACAAATGCACATGTAATTGAGAACGCTGATAGGGTAGACGTCTCTCTTGGTGTTGGTGCGCCTGTGACCGCCAAAGTGCTTGGTGCTGACCCAAGGATTGATATTGCTTTGTTGAAGATTCCACGTAAAGAACTTCAAGTTGCAAAGCTAGGTGATTCCGACAAACTTCTTGTGGGACAACAAGCAATTGCTATTGGAAATCCGTTGGGATTTGAGAGAACGGTGACTGTTGGTGTGATAAGCGCGCTTAATAGGGTAATTCCTGGGGGTGGTGCTCCACTTAGAGATCTAATCCAGACAGATGCATCCATCAATCCTGGCAACAGTGGAGGCCCCCTTTTAAATAGTAGCGGCGAAGTTGTGGGCATAAACACAGCCCTTGTAAGCGGCGAAGGCGGAGGAGGTCTGGGCTTCGCAATTCCAATAAACGTGGCGCAAAGAGCAATAAGCGATGTTCAAAAGTATGGGAGAATAATCGTGCCTTGGATTGGAATAAGCTATGGGGAAATTACACCGGAGATAGCTCGAGCATTAGGCCTTCCTGTCTCAGAGGGTGTTATTGTGGCGGCCGTTGTTAAAGGAGGGCCTGCTGACAAAGCAGGTATAAAGCCAGATGACATTATAGTGCAGATAGGCGACCGGAAGGTAACGGGGTCTGCGGTTATCGAGAACTTTATCCGAAATGCGCGCGTCGGCCAAAAGGTAGAGCTTATGATAGTTCGGGACAGTGGGCGCAAGCAAGTGACTGTGGAGCTTGCTGAAATGCCTCGTGAGCTTGCAGTAAGGTAG
- a CDS encoding divalent metal cation transporter gives MRNKLSRHRLAPILAAIGPGIIAANADNDAGGITTYSLAGANFGYSLIWVLILITFSLGVTQEMGARMGMVTGKGFGGLIREKFGARWAAFAIFIMLLANIGTTTAEFSGIASSLEIFGISKYISIPLSVIGVFLLVARYDYRRVQRVFLIISMLYLSYVASGFLAHPNWNEALVSIVKPDIQWNLPYLIMFVGVVGTTITPWGQFFIQSYVVDKRLRAKDLPYARADVYVGAFFTDFIAFFIIVACAAKIYPLVMQGFQIEDAADVALALQPLAGRFASILFGIGLLNASLLGAVILPLTSSYATAETFGWEAGLDKTPREAPIFFGLFLFFLLVPSLIVLIPGLPLLHFMFYPQVLNGILLPIILIFVLKITNDQFFMGEYTNSRAFNIIALVTTIGLIILTILLLATPLIQRYA, from the coding sequence ATGCGAAACAAACTGAGCAGGCATAGATTGGCTCCGATATTAGCGGCTATTGGCCCAGGCATCATTGCTGCTAACGCAGACAACGATGCGGGCGGCATTACAACCTACAGCCTGGCCGGGGCAAATTTTGGCTACAGCCTAATTTGGGTCCTTATCCTTATAACCTTCAGCCTAGGTGTTACTCAGGAAATGGGCGCCCGCATGGGCATGGTGACTGGAAAAGGCTTTGGCGGTCTAATACGCGAAAAATTCGGGGCGCGCTGGGCTGCCTTTGCCATATTTATTATGCTTCTCGCTAATATAGGAACTACCACTGCTGAATTTTCAGGCATTGCTAGCAGTCTCGAAATTTTCGGCATAAGCAAATATATCAGCATCCCGCTTTCGGTAATTGGCGTGTTCCTGCTTGTTGCGCGCTATGACTATCGGCGTGTGCAAAGGGTCTTTCTAATCATTAGCATGCTTTATCTTTCATACGTTGCATCAGGATTTCTTGCCCATCCTAACTGGAACGAGGCTCTCGTGAGCATAGTAAAGCCAGATATACAGTGGAATTTACCTTATCTAATAATGTTTGTTGGTGTAGTTGGAACTACAATTACACCTTGGGGCCAGTTTTTTATTCAATCTTACGTTGTAGACAAGCGTCTACGTGCCAAAGATCTTCCTTATGCAAGAGCCGATGTTTACGTCGGGGCATTCTTTACAGACTTCATAGCGTTTTTCATAATTGTTGCATGTGCGGCAAAGATCTACCCATTGGTAATGCAAGGCTTCCAAATTGAAGATGCTGCCGATGTCGCACTTGCGCTCCAACCACTCGCCGGGCGCTTTGCTTCCATTTTATTCGGCATAGGACTTCTGAATGCCTCGCTATTAGGTGCGGTAATTCTTCCGCTCACAAGCTCATATGCTACGGCAGAAACTTTTGGCTGGGAAGCAGGCCTCGACAAGACGCCACGCGAAGCTCCGATATTCTTTGGCCTTTTCCTTTTCTTTCTGCTCGTTCCAAGCCTAATCGTTTTGATTCCCGGGCTACCGCTGCTACATTTTATGTTCTATCCTCAGGTTTTAAATGGCATCCTTCTGCCAATAATACTCATATTCGTCCTTAAGATTACAAACGACCAATTCTTTATGGGGGAATACACCAACTCACGGGCGTTTAACATCATCGCACTTGTCACTACTATAGGACTAATCATCCTAACGATACTTCTTCTCGCAACCCCACTGATCCAAAGATACGCTTGA
- a CDS encoding CBS domain-containing protein, which produces MQFLTQVLGRTVFDSVGEPIGKARDVIVTPAEPLPIVSALVVGNGEEKIIPWRLVREEVDRISLVVRKDRITEYTPREGDIWLRKEVLDRQIVDVHDYKVVRVNDVRFIETPGQVRLLGVDASTRGLLRELGIEWLANLFYALFKRQVPEKIIAWDDVETLERATGPIKLKIPLEKLSKLHPSDIADIIEQMNPAQRADIIESLDVETAADVLPEASPEIQAEIIEDIDPERASDILEEMDPDEAADILGDLPEDRSEELLREMEPTEAEDVRELLSYGDETAGGLMTTDYVAISSSMTAQQTIDYLRELKPDAETIYYLYVVNEENKLVGVISLRDLIVAEPDTPIGEFMITRVIHVHPEASLREAAELFQKYNLLALPVVDYDNELKGIITVDDMLEHIPAHAWHGRPGRRQTAPEQRLQHEEVET; this is translated from the coding sequence ATGCAGTTCCTTACCCAGGTGCTTGGTCGGACAGTATTCGACAGCGTTGGTGAACCGATTGGGAAGGCCCGTGACGTTATAGTAACGCCTGCCGAACCATTGCCAATAGTCTCAGCTTTAGTCGTCGGAAACGGTGAGGAAAAAATCATCCCCTGGCGACTTGTTCGTGAAGAGGTAGACCGCATCAGCCTGGTGGTGCGCAAGGATAGAATCACTGAATATACTCCCCGTGAAGGCGACATCTGGCTCAGGAAAGAAGTTCTCGACCGCCAAATTGTTGACGTTCACGACTATAAAGTAGTACGCGTGAACGACGTGCGTTTTATTGAAACTCCAGGCCAAGTACGCTTACTAGGAGTAGATGCATCCACTCGCGGGCTTCTCCGCGAGCTTGGCATCGAATGGCTAGCGAACCTGTTCTATGCATTGTTCAAGCGCCAAGTACCCGAGAAAATCATTGCTTGGGATGATGTTGAAACCCTCGAGCGAGCTACTGGACCCATCAAACTCAAAATACCGCTTGAGAAGCTTTCCAAACTACATCCATCAGACATCGCCGACATTATTGAGCAGATGAACCCTGCTCAGCGCGCCGACATTATTGAGAGTCTCGACGTCGAGACAGCAGCTGACGTTCTTCCTGAAGCGAGCCCCGAAATCCAGGCAGAAATTATTGAGGATATCGACCCTGAACGGGCTTCCGACATTCTTGAGGAGATGGACCCAGATGAAGCCGCCGACATCCTAGGCGACCTGCCTGAGGACCGCTCTGAGGAACTTCTCCGCGAGATGGAGCCAACAGAAGCAGAAGATGTTCGGGAGCTGCTCAGCTATGGAGATGAAACAGCTGGCGGACTGATGACAACTGACTATGTCGCTATTTCAAGCTCAATGACAGCCCAGCAGACAATTGACTACCTGCGAGAACTTAAGCCTGATGCAGAAACCATCTACTATCTTTATGTGGTCAACGAAGAAAATAAGCTTGTGGGAGTAATCTCGCTTAGAGATCTTATAGTAGCCGAACCAGACACACCAATCGGTGAATTTATGATTACAAGGGTAATCCACGTTCATCCCGAAGCAAGTCTTAGGGAAGCAGCAGAGCTTTTCCAAAAGTACAACCTCCTTGCGCTACCGGTTGTAGATTATGATAACGAGCTAAAAGGCATTATAACGGTCGACGATATGCTGGAGCATATACCGGCACACGCATGGCATGGCCGGCCGGGCCGCAGGCAGACTGCTCCCGAACAACGGCTACAACATGAAGAAGTAGAAACCTAA